In one Chloroflexota bacterium genomic region, the following are encoded:
- a CDS encoding 4Fe-4S binding protein, which produces MKTQTIRAWSRILLLFLVTIHLVTWYVLGTHAVGSIGIEALFSGLSRGVLNTGFVFWMLVLMSVLLFGRAFCAWFCWFGGYLDLVEWGIGDKLKFKLPHTLPLHLAVIPFVALFAKVYGSLLVNWLNGVPATLTFNAADTEPWGGQQTGISILITFVLYGPVLLYFFGRHAWCRYLCPIGALLKIFNRIGIGKVRLVNQECNGCGKCNRLCEMQVDVLGNLKDHGQVNSADCIRCLKCTDGCPTGAIAFRMQREKGVSLNADAASRAVKTSFKRRRKSAFDMTVAVLWIGVTIFFTFTARQGAPQELKVTMAAGLLLVCYGLVWMMQKGWYRFGRKGRETW; this is translated from the coding sequence ATGAAAACACAGACAATCCGGGCATGGAGCAGAATACTCCTGCTGTTCCTCGTGACAATTCATCTGGTCACCTGGTATGTCCTGGGTACACACGCCGTCGGCAGTATCGGAATTGAAGCCCTATTTTCTGGACTTTCGCGGGGCGTATTGAATACTGGATTCGTGTTTTGGATGTTGGTCTTGATGTCCGTACTGCTCTTTGGACGAGCATTCTGCGCCTGGTTCTGTTGGTTTGGAGGTTATCTCGATTTGGTTGAATGGGGTATCGGCGACAAACTTAAATTCAAGCTTCCGCACACGTTGCCCTTACATTTGGCGGTGATACCCTTTGTCGCGCTGTTCGCGAAAGTGTACGGCAGTCTGTTGGTAAATTGGCTCAATGGCGTTCCCGCCACGCTCACATTTAACGCGGCGGACACCGAACCTTGGGGCGGGCAACAAACGGGTATTTCGATATTGATTACTTTTGTTCTTTATGGACCAGTCCTGCTTTACTTTTTCGGTCGGCATGCCTGGTGTCGCTACTTGTGCCCGATTGGTGCGTTGTTGAAGATTTTCAACAGAATCGGGATCGGCAAAGTACGCTTGGTGAATCAGGAATGTAATGGCTGTGGAAAATGTAATCGTTTGTGTGAAATGCAGGTAGATGTTTTAGGCAACCTCAAAGATCATGGTCAGGTAAATAGTGCGGACTGTATTCGTTGCCTAAAATGTACCGATGGATGCCCTACAGGTGCAATCGCTTTTAGGATGCAGCGGGAGAAGGGTGTCTCATTGAACGCCGATGCGGCGAGTAGAGCTGTCAAGACGTCTTTCAAACGCCGGCGCAAGTCAGCGTTTGACATGACGGTTGCAGTACTGTGGATTGGCGTAACGATCTTCTTCACGTTCACCGCGCGCCAGGGCGCTCCCCAGGAACTAAAAGTTACCATGGCAGCTGGACTATTACTGGTATGTTATGGATTGGTGTGGATGATGCAAAAAGGGTGGTATCGTTTCGGGAGAAAAGGACGGGAGACTTGGTGA
- a CDS encoding AAA family ATPase, translated as MIRLKRLYAHNFKQLQEIELRFPDHARVLVQGKNEAGKSTLFEAIFFALFGSALATETGARGLDDLIRYDVEKARVELDVQFGARVLSIKRTIVRGKSNTWELDVANDGQPLEEIRGNTAVNKRLVAELGFDGDALLNTCFVEQKKLEKLEGLSRAKREESLAKLLNLDQLVALEGDLKIRAEDKQLLDRLKKRADLADIQADLPAQELALRAVEEKLQLIDLSRSVSGAVEETRAVAQLDATIQTQNARRAHLAQQVERIDALKQAMLAVKEARDAVERTSDNAREIERLKQEQNDAQRAADSAPQLVARANTLARLERRLKRLDSIRATRDAAQQRAAQIAIVETRARELDATITREEASLAQAEARVREYAIGDALGEWIAARNELSATTRVATDLADKRSARDDLARRFRTETYGFAAVLLALTVATIAAPASVLSLAGASAVTTAIMFGAIFFVLAAIVVIMFALRAMTLWRDLSRAAEALGQVEGEAHAEQSAVQARQARVQNAEARLAQMDVAIPETVDLAHTKRVMIAREMENKTADELRADAQAARERLTNARAVLGELQKQNAFAGEPRVAREQCERVAQKANAILARGQARLHETANTSGVAPEANALQRARFQIDAELAQIQRRVNDATRFAQDIARREQQTQTFFAQAREAYERARVVKPDAAEWNLELEAGNYNGFGKELRAEYDALGGEAVVKQARDLEGELGRRQGERATRARNAAILVAQVRDLVGAANLSETPTLAELEQLAARVQSLDLGDEAALRLHQRELVGRVHSLRDRQTQLARELAWAGEPLDPAACRAEWQDKMRESLVRERGVEIVSLARRRIVQKVLPATMDYMRRILPTITRDRYHDAQLDAESYKIQVWDERANAFKEKNIFSGGTRDQFSLALRLAFALATMPQERGSAPSFIFLDEPLGSFDDERADALIYLLTEGEIARAFDQIFLISHVHVDERLFTHRVVMENGRVAATDLPVNSEH; from the coding sequence ATGATTCGCTTGAAACGACTGTACGCTCACAACTTTAAACAACTGCAAGAAATCGAATTACGCTTTCCCGATCACGCGCGCGTGCTCGTGCAAGGAAAAAACGAAGCCGGCAAGTCCACGCTGTTCGAAGCGATTTTCTTCGCGCTCTTTGGCAGCGCGCTCGCGACCGAGACCGGCGCGCGCGGACTGGACGACCTGATTCGGTACGATGTCGAGAAAGCGCGCGTCGAATTGGACGTGCAATTTGGCGCGCGCGTCTTGAGCATCAAGCGCACGATTGTGCGCGGCAAATCGAACACCTGGGAACTCGACGTGGCAAACGACGGTCAGCCGCTGGAAGAAATTCGCGGCAACACTGCCGTCAATAAACGCCTCGTCGCCGAACTCGGCTTCGACGGCGACGCGTTGCTCAATACCTGTTTCGTCGAGCAAAAGAAGCTCGAAAAACTCGAAGGGCTGAGCCGCGCCAAGCGCGAAGAATCGCTCGCGAAATTATTGAACCTCGATCAACTCGTCGCGCTCGAAGGCGATTTGAAAATTCGCGCGGAAGACAAGCAGCTGCTCGACCGCTTGAAGAAACGCGCCGATCTCGCGGATATCCAAGCCGATTTGCCCGCGCAAGAACTCGCGTTACGCGCCGTCGAAGAGAAACTGCAATTGATTGACCTGAGTCGCTCGGTCTCTGGCGCGGTCGAAGAGACGCGTGCGGTCGCGCAATTGGATGCGACGATTCAAACGCAAAATGCCCGGCGCGCGCATCTCGCGCAACAGGTCGAGCGGATTGACGCGCTCAAGCAAGCGATGCTCGCGGTCAAAGAGGCGCGCGACGCGGTCGAGCGCACGTCCGATAACGCGCGCGAGATCGAACGACTGAAACAAGAGCAGAACGACGCGCAACGCGCGGCGGATTCCGCGCCGCAACTTGTCGCACGCGCCAACACACTCGCGCGGCTCGAACGGCGGCTCAAACGACTAGATTCCATTCGCGCGACGCGCGACGCGGCGCAACAACGCGCCGCGCAAATCGCGATCGTCGAAACGCGCGCGCGCGAACTCGACGCGACGATCACGCGCGAAGAAGCATCGCTCGCGCAAGCCGAGGCGCGCGTGCGCGAGTACGCCATCGGCGACGCGCTGGGCGAGTGGATCGCCGCGCGCAACGAACTGTCCGCGACGACGCGCGTCGCAACCGATCTCGCGGACAAGCGATCCGCGCGCGATGATTTGGCGCGCCGGTTTCGCACTGAGACGTACGGCTTTGCCGCTGTCTTGCTTGCGTTGACTGTCGCGACGATTGCCGCGCCGGCTAGCGTGTTATCGTTGGCTGGCGCAAGCGCGGTGACGACCGCGATTATGTTCGGCGCGATATTTTTCGTGCTCGCGGCAATCGTCGTGATTATGTTTGCGCTCCGCGCGATGACCTTGTGGCGCGACCTGTCGCGTGCGGCGGAGGCGTTGGGGCAGGTCGAGGGCGAGGCGCACGCGGAGCAATCTGCAGTCCAAGCGCGTCAGGCGCGCGTACAAAATGCGGAGGCGCGTCTCGCGCAAATGGATGTCGCGATTCCGGAGACGGTTGACCTCGCGCATACCAAGCGCGTAATGATCGCGCGCGAGATGGAGAATAAGACGGCGGACGAATTGCGGGCGGACGCGCAAGCCGCGCGCGAGCGATTGACGAACGCGCGCGCGGTGCTCGGCGAACTGCAAAAACAAAACGCGTTTGCGGGCGAACCACGCGTCGCGCGGGAACAGTGTGAACGCGTCGCGCAAAAGGCGAACGCGATTCTCGCGCGCGGGCAAGCGCGCCTTCACGAAACGGCGAACACTTCGGGCGTCGCGCCGGAGGCGAACGCATTGCAACGCGCGCGTTTTCAAATTGACGCGGAGCTCGCACAGATTCAACGTCGCGTAAACGACGCGACGCGATTCGCGCAAGACATCGCGCGGCGCGAACAGCAAACGCAAACGTTTTTTGCTCAAGCGCGTGAGGCGTACGAACGCGCGCGAGTCGTCAAGCCGGATGCGGCGGAATGGAATTTGGAATTAGAAGCGGGAAATTATAACGGTTTTGGCAAAGAGTTGCGCGCGGAGTACGACGCGCTTGGCGGCGAAGCCGTCGTCAAGCAAGCGCGCGACCTCGAAGGCGAACTGGGTCGGCGGCAGGGCGAACGCGCGACGCGCGCGCGCAACGCGGCGATCCTGGTCGCGCAGGTGCGCGATCTGGTTGGCGCGGCGAATTTATCCGAGACGCCCACGCTTGCCGAACTCGAACAACTTGCCGCGCGCGTGCAATCGCTCGACCTGGGCGATGAAGCGGCGCTGCGTTTGCACCAACGCGAACTCGTGGGGCGCGTGCATTCGTTGCGCGATCGGCAAACGCAACTCGCGCGTGAACTGGCGTGGGCAGGCGAGCCGCTCGACCCAGCCGCGTGTCGCGCCGAGTGGCAAGACAAGATGCGTGAGTCGCTCGTGCGCGAGCGCGGCGTCGAAATCGTGTCGCTCGCGCGGCGGCGCATCGTGCAAAAGGTCTTGCCCGCGACGATGGATTACATGCGGCGGATTCTGCCGACGATCACGCGCGACCGTTATCACGACGCGCAACTGGATGCGGAATCGTACAAGATTCAGGTGTGGGACGAACGCGCGAACGCGTTCAAGGAAAAGAATATCTTTAGCGGCGGCACGCGCGATCAATTCTCGCTCGCGTTGCGCCTGGCGTTCGCGCTCGCGACGATGCCGCAAGAACGCGGGAGCGCGCCGTCGTTCATCTTTCTCGACGAGCCGCTTGGTTCGTTCGACGACGAACGCGCGGACGCGTTGATCTATTTGCTGACCGAAGGTGAAATCGCGCGCGCGTTCGACCAGATTTTTCTCATCAGTCACGTGCATGTGGACGAGCGTTTGTTCACGCATCGCGTTGTGATGGAGAATGGACGCGTGGCGGCGACCGACCTGCCAGTGAACAGTGAACACTGA
- a CDS encoding aminotransferase class I and II, giving the protein MVRTLNATRYITPLREGGSMPAIVETDDGGQYVMKFVGAGQGRKALIAEWIAGEIGRALDLRVPDLAFIELDAAFAPSEPDPEIYDLLRMSVGLNLGLRYLPGAFAFNPVLKPAPDAELASRIVWFDAFVTNIDRTARNTNLLWWQKELWLIDHGASLYFHHRWGDHLGASRTAFSLVQDHVLLRWASALSDADAFARARLNQDTFQQIVARVPDAWLGDEPQFANLTEHRRAYVEFLVNRLESSAIFLQEAKDARARRV; this is encoded by the coding sequence ATGGTTAGAACACTAAACGCAACTCGCTACATTACGCCGCTGCGCGAGGGCGGCTCGATGCCGGCGATTGTCGAAACTGACGACGGCGGACAGTACGTGATGAAATTCGTCGGTGCGGGGCAAGGGCGCAAGGCGTTGATCGCGGAATGGATCGCCGGCGAAATCGGTCGCGCGCTCGATTTGCGTGTGCCCGATCTCGCGTTCATCGAATTGGATGCCGCGTTCGCGCCTTCGGAACCGGATCCGGAAATTTACGATCTGCTTCGGATGAGCGTCGGCTTGAACCTGGGTCTGCGTTACTTGCCTGGCGCGTTCGCGTTCAACCCGGTGCTCAAGCCCGCGCCGGACGCGGAGCTGGCGTCGCGCATCGTGTGGTTCGACGCATTTGTGACGAACATTGACCGCACCGCGCGGAATACCAATTTGCTCTGGTGGCAAAAAGAGTTGTGGTTGATTGATCACGGCGCGTCGCTGTACTTTCATCATCGCTGGGGCGATCATCTTGGCGCGAGCCGCACCGCGTTTTCGCTCGTCCAGGACCATGTGTTGCTCCGTTGGGCGAGCGCGTTGAGCGACGCGGACGCGTTCGCGCGCGCGCGTTTGAATCAAGATACGTTTCAGCAGATTGTGGCGCGCGTGCCGGACGCGTGGCTAGGCGATGAGCCCCAGTTTGCGAATTTGACCGAGCATCGCCGCGCGTACGTCGAGTTTTTGGTCAATCGGTTGGAATCCTCCGCGATTTTTTTGCAAGAGGCGAAAGATGCCCGCGCGCGACGCGTTTGA
- a CDS encoding DUF3037 domain-containing protein produces MPARDAFEYAMIRIVPHVEREEFLNVGVMLLCRARQFFDARIHLDAARLAALAPDFDVQETQRHLDAIPHIIAGDAQAGELAALSQSERFRWLAAPRSTVIQVSPVHGGLTDDPRAELDRLFKEMVE; encoded by the coding sequence ATGCCCGCGCGCGACGCGTTTGAGTACGCGATGATTCGCATTGTGCCGCACGTCGAACGCGAGGAATTTCTCAATGTCGGCGTGATGCTGTTGTGCCGCGCGCGGCAATTCTTCGATGCGCGGATTCATTTAGATGCCGCGCGTCTCGCCGCGCTCGCGCCGGATTTCGACGTACAGGAAACGCAACGCCATCTTGACGCGATTCCGCACATCATCGCCGGCGATGCGCAGGCGGGTGAACTGGCGGCGCTTTCGCAAAGCGAACGATTTCGGTGGCTTGCCGCGCCGCGCAGTACCGTCATTCAAGTATCGCCGGTGCACGGCGGCTTGACAGATGATCCACGCGCCGAGTTGGACCGGTTGTTCAAGGAGATGGTGGAATAG